Proteins encoded within one genomic window of Plasmodium cynomolgi strain B DNA, chromosome 11, whole genome shotgun sequence:
- a CDS encoding 50S ribosomal subunit L24 (putative), which produces VKGCNLRKIYLDNKFVYIEKKIHYSNVQLIDDFLKTNTKVCIRYTDDNQVIRISKKSGIVIPWPSKTNKEDEFDDVEENPLDTPPQEALKKTYDYKADVKFMNILRQTVNKYNRELS; this is translated from the coding sequence GTAAAAGGATGTAATTTGAGAAAAATCTATCTCgataataaatttgtttatattgaaaaaaaaatccattatTCGAATGTCCAACTGATTGATGATTTTTTGAAGACAAACACCAAGGTGTGCATTAGATACACGGATGACAATCAGGTTATACGCATATCGAAAAAGTCCGGAATTGTCATTCCGTGGCCCTCCAAGACGAATAAAGAGGACGAATTTGACGATGTGGAGGAAAATCCCCTGGATACGCCACCGCAAGAGGCCCTCAAAAAGACATACGACTACAAGGCTGATGTGAAGTTCATGAATATATTACGTCAGACGGTTAACAAATACAACAGGGAACTGTCCTAG
- a CDS encoding hypothetical protein (putative): MDKLKNLLFVKNGNFSNAQIKLLAFTSLSMLVLMVTGDGLQTPLGYIQNVKRDLRKEAQESEESMEKKLLNELGYTTYHEWKKAGIIPSDDEKK, translated from the exons ATGGATAAATTGAAAAATCTGCTTTTCGTGAAAAACGGGAACTTTTCG AACGCGCAGATCAAGCTGCTGGCCTTCACATCGCTCAGCATGCTGGTGCTAATGGTGACCGGCGACGGCCTCCAGACCCCCCTGGGCTACATCCAAAACGTCAAGCGGGACCTGCGAAAAGAGGCGCAAGAGTCGGAGGAATCGATGGAAAAGAAGCTGCTCAACGAATTGGGATACACCAC CTACCACGAATGGAAGAAGGCTGGTATCATTCCGTCGGACGATGAAAAGAAGTGA